TTGTTTTCCTGGAAAACGAAATTCGGAAGGGCGTTTGTGCCGGTATTTTTGAAAAATTGCACGCTGTTCTGGTTTTCGGAAACTGTCCGGGCATTGGGAGCGATGATTAAATCTTTCTTTCCATCGAAATCCACGTCTTCCCAATAAATAGCCGGGAAAAGTTGCATGAATCCGGGATTGGCGGCAGAGGGATAATCGTGAGTTTGGCTGATCATGGCGGAGTTGGTGTTTGGCGCGGTTCCGCCGTTCATCAATAAGGTAATTCCCGGGTAGGAAACATCGCCCAGGATCAGGTCCATTACTCCGTTGTTATTGACATCGATTGCTAGTAGAGTAGATCCGGAGTGACGCGTAATGCTTTCGTCTTCTTCCGTTTCTTTTCCCGGCTTTGCCGGTCTCAGCGGATTCGGAACATCGCCGTTTGTACACGGATAAGCAGTTTCATTCAGGAAGAGATCGTTGCTGTTTGCATCTTCGCTGAATTTTCCCCAGCACTGATTTTTCATTACAAAGATCAGTGAGTCCGGGATTCCGTATAGCTCCATGCTCTGGTTCTGGTGATACAGCAAATTTTGTCCGCCGATGTGAAAAGTCAGCACATCAATGTCTCCGTCGAAATCCACATCCACATATGCCGGAATATCGCTCGCACTCACGTACAGATTGGAAATATCGCCCGCATAATCTGTTTGAAGATTATCCGTAATCAACTGCCATTGTAAGCCGATGGACGTATTTCCGATGTTGCGGTAAACTTTTACGCCTCCCAGGCCATAGGTAAAAAGGTCTTTTCTCCCGTCCGAATCATAATCCACGAAAGCTGCCCGGTACTTACAGTCAGCCGGAAATTGCTCGTATCCTTTATAGATGTATTCATAGCCATGAACAGATGCGTTGACAGTATGTTTCATCAGGATGAATTCATCGGCACTGCGGTCAAAAATGACCAGGTCGTCCAGGCCGTCGAAATTGTAATCTATCGTAGAGAACTGGCCGTAGTTAATTCCGCCGGCCCATGGATTCTTTAGCGTTCTGGTTCCGTCCTTAACCGGGATATTCGGATTGTATTCGAATCCCAGATAAGTTTGTGAAAGTACCGGAAATGCGCTTATCAGTAATCCGATCAGCATCATGTAACATTTTTTCATATTTTTAGGCTACAATAGTTATTGTAAATTAAACCAAAACTAAAAGCAACTTCCAAGCAGATTGCCGTTTAGAAATAAAAACGTACTAATATGAAAAAAATTCTTCTGGTTTTCTTTTGTTTTTCATTTGTAAATACAATTGTTCATGCTCAGGATTCAATTTCCGTGTTATTTATCGGAAACAGTTATACCTATTACAATGATCTTCCGGGTATGGTCAGTACGCTTGCAGGCAGTTTGGGAAAAGAGATTACGGTTGATTCTAAAACGAACGGCGGCTATACGTTTCAAAACCATACGAATGATCCGTTGACCTATACAAAAATCCATTCCAAACCCTGGGATGTGGTAGTGATCCAGGGACAAAGCCAGGAACCGAGTTTTTCCGATGCCCAGGTGAATGCTCAGACCTTACCTTATGCCCTGAAGCTGTCGGATAGTATTTGGGCGAATAATTTCTGCAGCAATGTGATGTATTATATGACCTGGGGAAGGCAGAACGGCGATCCGCAATGGTCGGAAATCAATACGTTTGATAAAATGAATACGCGTTTGTATAATGCATATATGCGCCTAGCCGATTCCAGTGATCGTGCAATGATTTCTCCCGTGGGAAGGGTTTGGGCATATGTCCGGCAAAATCATCCGTCGATTAATTTATACAATGCAGATCAGTCGCATCCATCTGCTGAAGGAACTTATTTAGCTGCCTGTACTTTTTATGCGGCCCTTTTCAGGCAAAGTCCGGTTGGATCTGTATATTATGGAGGATTGCCTGCTGCAACGGCCGGGATTTTGCAAAATGCCGCCGCAACTGTGGTACTGGATTCCCTGGATCATTTTCACCTGCACCCGGTTAATGAACCGACACAAGCTTATTTCTCGATGATACAGAACGGATCGACCATTGAATTGGCCAACGAAAGCTCACGGGCCACGGCTTATTCCTGGAATTTTGGTGACAACCAGGGAGCTTCCACCGAAGATGCCGAGCACACATTCGATTCAGACGGGACATATACCGTTCAGTTGATTGCTTCTTCGGTTTGCAATTCAGATACTTTTTCGATTCAGGTGCAGGTAGGTCCTCTGGAATTGACGGATGCAATTTTTGATCAATTAACGATAAAAACCGGTGAAAAGTTTATCGAATTGAATAGTGAAGAAACTGAGTTTTTTATCCGGATTTTCAGTGTCGACGGAAAATTGCTTACTGAGAAAAAGTTGCAAAATGGGAATCCGGTAATGATGCCCAGAACGGGCCAGGTTCAAATTGTTCAATTCACCGATTCCAGAGGGCTTACGAAGGTTGTTCGTCTCTTTTGAACAGATACCTTATTCGTTGAAAGTGCAAGAATATAGTTCATATTGTAAACTATTATTTAACATCTTTGTGAAAAAACATTTTTTTAAAATTGACGTATCAAAATTCAACAAAAAAATCGGAAGGTTAACGTTTTAAGGCTTTTTGAAACGGTGGTTTTTGGCATGTTGATAAATTGTTTTAAATTATTACGTTAAATAATTAACATCCTTTAACTTTTTGATTTACCCTTGTTTTAAGTCAGTTCACCCTGTTTTTACTTGTATTTAACTATTTATTAAGTTTCTGTGAAATTTACTAAATCGGTTTATCATATCAAATATTAGCTTGTCAATAGTTGACGCGATTTTGTTTGTAAGCAGGATAGTAACATTTTTGCAGTGTTACTTAAATTATAGATTATGTTGAAAAACAGTACCATGAATTTTTCAAGGCTCCTGATGTGCTTCGCACTTTGGGTCTTTGGTTCGGGGAGTTTGTTCGGGCAGGTCTCGGGAGTAAAAGCTATTCCTACTGATTACGCTACGATTGCAGACTTTGTCACCGACATCAACACAAACGGCATTGGTGCCGGTGGTGTTACCTTAAACATTCCTTCGGGTTATACGGAAACGGCACCTGCAGGAGGGTTTACAATTACCGCTACAGGAACTGTAGCAAATCCGATTATCATCCAGGGAACAGGCGGAGCGCCGCTTCCAATAATTACGGCTTCAGCATCTCATGTTGTGGGTTCGGTGCATGATGCGGTTTTTGAATTGATCGGATCTGATTATGTGACGATCGCAGGATTGGACTTGCGGGAAAATGCAGCGAACACTGTTGCAACTGTTGCAAGTAACACAATGACGGAATTCGGTATTGCTATGTTTATGGCATCAGCAACGAATGGATCTCAGAATAACTCCTTTATCGGAAACACGATTACCTTAGGAGCAACTTATCAGAATGCGATAGGAATATTCGCAACTTCTTCTTCTTCCTCTACGAATTCAGCATTGATTCCAACAGCTGTTTCAGGAACAAACTCAAACAACAAGGTTTATGGAAATACCATTTCCAGCGTAGCTTATGGGGTTTATTTTATTTGTGAACCTATTACAGCAACTCTTTTCGAGACAGGTAACGATATCGGTGGTAGCTCAGCTGCAACGGGTAATACGATCACGTTTGGAAACAACACTGCAGGAGATTTAGGATTTACGCGTTTTTCCGGAGCTCAGGCTATAGGTATCAATTTCCGTAATGGACATGGTAATTCTACGCGTTTTAACACTGTAACGACAAATTCAGGTCTGACACGCGCTATTTTTGGTTATAACCAAAATGCGGCTGCTACAGGAGTTACGTATACATCAACTGTAAGTAACAATACATTTAACCTTACGACTGTTGGTACAACAGCGGTGACAGGTCTTGACTTCGGTTCTGGTTTAAGTACCGGAACAATAGTCGCAAGCAACAACAGCATTACGATCAATCAGAACGTTTCTGCGGCGGCTTCTGCTAATATTACTGCTATCCGTGCAAGTTATACTTCTGCTACAAGTACGATCTCAACGAATACGATCACTATCAATCAAAGTACTTCCGCAGGATCTTTAACAAGTACTTTGTTGGGGGTGAATGCTGCCGGAGCCGGTACAACTGTAAATGTTACCGGTAACACGATTAACGTAAACCAGGCTGCTCCAACCGGAACGGGAAGTTACGGAAGCGGTGATATTACATACATTGATGTAAATGCTGCATCGGGAACAATCAACGTAACCGGGAATACGCTAAATAACTCAGGTTTGAATGTGCGTACAACTGGTGTTGTTAAAGGAGTTAATCAGGATGCAACCGTTACGGCATTGTTTAACGTGAAATCCAATACCATCAATGTAAACAGAACTGCAGCGGGAACAAGCTACTTTGCTTTTACATCAACTTCTCCTTCTGAAGTTGCAGATACCATTTCATTAAATAACATTACGTTTACCGGTATCACAGGGTCTTCCACTGTTACTGCTATTCAGTCTTATGGTGGTCCGTCTGCAGGTGGAACAAAAAACATTAACAACAACACAATCGTCATTAATGGTGCATCAACTGCAACCGTTACCGGAATTGGTATCGGATATGCCACCAACAGTAATGTCAAAGGGAATAACATTACAATTACTTCCGGAGCTTCTGTAAACGGTATTTTGTCGAATACGGGTGCAGCGATCATTAATTACTTAAACAATACAATCGGTCTGACTTCTTCGGGTACAGGTTCCACACTTTCCGGAATTAATATCCAGGTTGGAAGTACGGGGACGTTGAATTCAAATGTCATCCACATTGCTTCTACAGCAGGGGGTACATCAACACCTGTGATTAACGGGATGTTGCTTGCTACAGGTACGAATACCGTTAGAAATAATGAGTTTTCTGCTTTGACTACCGTGGCAGGAACCGGAGCGGTAGCAATCAATGGAGTAAACGCTACAGGTGGTACATCTTTGAATTTATCCAATAATAAATTCTTCAATCTTCAGAATTTGAGTTCTGCAGGATTAGTAAGTGGTGTATTAATTGCCGGTGGAACTTCTACGACTATTGCGAATAACCTGATTAGTGGTTTAACAGCACCGAATGCTTCTGTTGCAGATGCGATCAGAGGAATTAACATTACTTCTTCAACATCATCTTCCGGTATAAACGTATATTACAATACCATTTATCTGAATGCGACTTCTGCCGGAACTAACTTCGGTACAACAGGAATTTTCCATACAGTAAGCGGAACAGCAACTACAGCGGCTCTTGATATGAGAAATAACATCATCATCAATGAGTCTGGCCATAACGGAACCGGTTTAACTGTTGCATACAGAAGATCCGGAACCGGATTTGCAAATTATGCATCTACTTCAAACCGTAACATGCTTTATGCGGGAGTTGCTTCAGCAGCGAATTTGATTTTCACAGACGGTACTACGCCGCAACAAACCATTTTAGGTTACCAGGGAGTAGTAGCACCACGTGATGTGAATTCTTTCGGTGGCGAATCTCCTTTTGCAGCTTCCGGGTACGGAACAGCAGGTAACTTCTTTATCAGCTTAACCGGTTCAAGTTCTGATTTTCTTCGTCCTGTTGCCGGTATCACAACGCAGGTTGAGAGTGGTGCAGCAACTATTTCTGGTATTACTACTGATTACACAGGAGCAACCAGACCAAGTAGTCCTGACCTTGGGGCTTATGAATTTACGGGAGTTACACCAACACCTGTTATTACTTTGAATTCGGTTACACCTCCGACAACAGCTCAGTGTACGGCTTCTGCTCGTGTAGTATCGGTGAACATAACAACTGCTTCAGGAACTATTACCGGAGCTAATGTTACTTATACGCTTAACGGTGCAGCACAAAGTCCAATTGCGATGACTAATGTTAGCGGATCAACCTGGACAGCTACCATTCCGGCGGCGGTTCCGGCCAATGCTACTATTGCATGGGGAGTTGTGGCTACAAATTCCGTTGGATTGAACGGATCTTATATCGGAACAACTTATTCGGATGAGCCTTTGTTGGGTGCTACGGCAAGTGCTTCGGCATCTTCAACTACGGTTTGTGCTTCTTCGCCAACAACTCTAACTGCTACTCTGATTAAACCAGGGACAGTTGTTACAGGAACCGGTTCGGGAACTTCGTCATCAGCAGGGATTTCTCCTTTTTATCACGGATATGGAGGTGTGAAAACACAGTATATCTACCGTGCGTCTGAATTGACTGCAATGGGGCTTGTAGCTGGAAACATTACTGCATTATCCCTGAATATTACAAGTTTGGGAACTACTCCGATGAATTCGTTCTCAATCAATATGGGACATACCGCTCAGAATGCTGCTGTAACTAATACTGCAATCGTAAGCGGACTTACCCAGGTTTATTCAAATGCTGCTCAGGCATTAGTGGCAGGAACAAATACTTATACGTTCTCCACTCCATTTAACTGGGATGGTGTATCGAATGTTGTTATTTCGATTACTTATACAAATGTCAATACAGGAGGAACAAGTTCAACGGTAACAACTGATCCGGCTGTTGCATTTACTTCTTCCCTGGCGATTTATGCTGATAATGCTTCTGCAGCTTGTTTGTTGCCTGCGGTATCTTCAGGTCAGGCTTGTATGGGAACCAATTCCAATACAACAACAAGTACGCGTCCTACCTTTACACTTACAGGTAATAAAATTCAGACAATTAGTTCTGTTTCCTGGTCGGATGGAGTTGCTACTGTTGGAACGACAAACCCATTGTCTGTTTCTCCAACTGCAACTACAACTTATACAGCAACAATTACAGCTGCGGGTTGTATCTTTTCACCTGCTCCAACAGTATCAGTTACTGTAAATCCTCTTCCTGCTGCACCGACAGCAACAAACAGTGCACAATGTGGTGTTCAGGTTCCTACTGCGAGTGTAAGCTCTACAAGTGGTTTGCCAACTCCAACATTTAAGTGGTATGCTGCTTCTACAGGAGGGTCAGCTTTGCAGACAAGTACTTCAACGACGTATACTTCTACGGTTGCTGCAACAACTACATTCTATGTAAGCGAATTGAATACAACTACAGGTTGTGAAAGTACAAGAACGCCGGTTACGGTAAACGTATCTACTCCGGATCAGGTTTCTTTGACTCCATCTGTTTCTGCTATCTGTTTGGGTGGTTCATTTACATTGACTGCTGCTAACATCAGCGGAACACCACTCCAAAACTACACTTACTCTACACAAAGTGCAACAGCAGGAAGTGGTGCTCAAACGCCACTTGCAGGAGCTACTGTTTCTGTAACTCCGACAGCTGCCGGTTCATTTACATATACGGTAAGTGCTGTAGATGGTGGATGTGCTGCATCTGCAACGGCAACAGTGGTGGTGAATGCGCTTCCTGCGATTGCCAGTGCAACTGCTACTCCGGCTACAGTTTGTAGCGGAAATACGATTACGCTAACAGGAAACATCTCTTCTTCCAATGCAACATCTGCAACCTTAGGTACTTCAACAACTACTGAATTTGGTGGTGGTGTCTACAGAAACGGATACGGTATTGGTGATTTCAGACATCAGTTGTTGTATACAGCTGCTGAGATGACTGCTGCAGGATTTGCTGCAGGTAGCATTACATCACTTACATTTAATGTGTCGAGTGCGGGTAGCGGTAGTGCAAATAATTATACGATTAAATTGGCTAACGTTGCAACAGCAGGTCCTTTGACAGGAACTTTTGCAACCGGAACATTTACTACTGTATATTCTGCGGCAACTTATACTGCTATTAGTGGTAATAATACACATACGTTCTCTACACCATTTGTATGGGATGGAACATCTAATATCTTAGTGGATATTTGTTACAACATTTCAGTAACAGGTAGTTCTTCTACACTTTCTGCAACAACACCGTCTGTGGTTTCAAACGCGAATTTATTGGGTAGTGCGGGTGCATGTTCTGCAACAGGCGGTGGAACAACTTATGCAAACCGTCCGTTGATTGCGTTTACTATGAACTACAATTCCAACTATAACTGGTTGTGGTCACCGGGAACAGGTTTAAATACTCCGGTTGCAACTACTTCTATTACAAATACAAGTGGTTCTGCAATGAACCAGGCGTTTACTGTCACTGTAACGAATCCGGCAACGGGTTGTTCGGCTACGTCAACAACACCGGCTGTAACGATTAACCCTGCGCCGGCTGCACCGGTAGCTAACAACGCTACTCAGTGTGGAACAGGGAATACAACGGTATCGGTTACCGGAAGCGGAACCCCTGGAAATACGTTCTCATGGTACCTTGTTCCTACAGGTGGTACGGCTATTTCGGGTCAAACAGGATCTTCCCTGAGTGCATATTCGATTTCAGCAACAACTACATTCTATGTTTCTGAAAGTAACGGAACGTGCTCGGGTACGAGAACTGCCGTAACAGCAACTGTTACAACTCCGCCTGCAATTAGCGTTTCAGGTACTGCAACAATCTGTAACGGAGGTTCAACGGCATTAACTGCTTCAAGTACGAACGATCCGAACTATACTTACACCTGGTCTGGTGGTTTGGGAACAGGAGCTACTGTAACGGCTTCTCCAACGGCTAACACCACTTACACGGTTACCGCAACAGACGCTAGTGGCGGAGCTAATAACGGATGTGTTACTACAGCAACTTATGCAATTGTTGTGAACCCTGTTCCGACTTCTGTGGTTGCAAGTGTAAATGATGCTTCTATCTGTAACGGTGAAACAGTTAACTTAAGCAGTTCGGCAACATCCAATTCTGCAAACGTTCCGGTTACGGCTCTTACGCAGAACTTTAACTCCGGATTCGGAACATGGGCAACTACTGTTTCAGGAACTGCTCCTGCAACAGCTGGGTTTGTTATTCAAACACCTCCATATTCTTACACTACTTATTTCTCTAATTTCGCTACTGCAAACGGTGGTGGTTTTGCTATGTCGAATGCAGATTTGACCGGTTCGGGGAATAAAGTAAGAACAACGTTGGTTTCTCCTTCGTTCAGTACGGTTGGATTAACCAGTGCGAACCTTACATTTGAGAACCTTTACCAGAAATGGAGTTCAGGAGATAGTCTTGTGCGTCTTGAAATCTCTACTAACGGAGGTTCAACCTGGGCAACTCTAAAAGATTATCTGACACTTGGAAATCAGGGAGTAAATACTTCCAATGCTCAGGTTCCTGCAAATGAGAATATTTCATTGGCATCTTACCTGAATCAGGCGAATTTGAAGATCCGATTCAATTATGTGACAACCTACGGTTACTACTGGGTTATCGATAACGTGGTTGTGTCAGGATTGCAGCCGGCTGCTCCAACTTACAGCTGGACATCTTCTCCTGCCGGGTTTACTTCTACGGCTCAGAACCCAACCGGTGTGGCTCCAACTGTGAGTACTAATTACACGGTTACGGTGTCAAATAGCTACGGTTGTTCGGCTTCAAGCTCTGTTGCTGTTACCGTAAACCAACCGACAAGTGCAACGGTTGCCC
The window above is part of the Fluviicola sp. genome. Proteins encoded here:
- a CDS encoding T9SS type A sorting domain-containing protein — protein: MNFSRLLMCFALWVFGSGSLFGQVSGVKAIPTDYATIADFVTDINTNGIGAGGVTLNIPSGYTETAPAGGFTITATGTVANPIIIQGTGGAPLPIITASASHVVGSVHDAVFELIGSDYVTIAGLDLRENAANTVATVASNTMTEFGIAMFMASATNGSQNNSFIGNTITLGATYQNAIGIFATSSSSSTNSALIPTAVSGTNSNNKVYGNTISSVAYGVYFICEPITATLFETGNDIGGSSAATGNTITFGNNTAGDLGFTRFSGAQAIGINFRNGHGNSTRFNTVTTNSGLTRAIFGYNQNAAATGVTYTSTVSNNTFNLTTVGTTAVTGLDFGSGLSTGTIVASNNSITINQNVSAAASANITAIRASYTSATSTISTNTITINQSTSAGSLTSTLLGVNAAGAGTTVNVTGNTINVNQAAPTGTGSYGSGDITYIDVNAASGTINVTGNTLNNSGLNVRTTGVVKGVNQDATVTALFNVKSNTINVNRTAAGTSYFAFTSTSPSEVADTISLNNITFTGITGSSTVTAIQSYGGPSAGGTKNINNNTIVINGASTATVTGIGIGYATNSNVKGNNITITSGASVNGILSNTGAAIINYLNNTIGLTSSGTGSTLSGINIQVGSTGTLNSNVIHIASTAGGTSTPVINGMLLATGTNTVRNNEFSALTTVAGTGAVAINGVNATGGTSLNLSNNKFFNLQNLSSAGLVSGVLIAGGTSTTIANNLISGLTAPNASVADAIRGINITSSTSSSGINVYYNTIYLNATSAGTNFGTTGIFHTVSGTATTAALDMRNNIIINESGHNGTGLTVAYRRSGTGFANYASTSNRNMLYAGVASAANLIFTDGTTPQQTILGYQGVVAPRDVNSFGGESPFAASGYGTAGNFFISLTGSSSDFLRPVAGITTQVESGAATISGITTDYTGATRPSSPDLGAYEFTGVTPTPVITLNSVTPPTTAQCTASARVVSVNITTASGTITGANVTYTLNGAAQSPIAMTNVSGSTWTATIPAAVPANATIAWGVVATNSVGLNGSYIGTTYSDEPLLGATASASASSTTVCASSPTTLTATLIKPGTVVTGTGSGTSSSAGISPFYHGYGGVKTQYIYRASELTAMGLVAGNITALSLNITSLGTTPMNSFSINMGHTAQNAAVTNTAIVSGLTQVYSNAAQALVAGTNTYTFSTPFNWDGVSNVVISITYTNVNTGGTSSTVTTDPAVAFTSSLAIYADNASAACLLPAVSSGQACMGTNSNTTTSTRPTFTLTGNKIQTISSVSWSDGVATVGTTNPLSVSPTATTTYTATITAAGCIFSPAPTVSVTVNPLPAAPTATNSAQCGVQVPTASVSSTSGLPTPTFKWYAASTGGSALQTSTSTTYTSTVAATTTFYVSELNTTTGCESTRTPVTVNVSTPDQVSLTPSVSAICLGGSFTLTAANISGTPLQNYTYSTQSATAGSGAQTPLAGATVSVTPTAAGSFTYTVSAVDGGCAASATATVVVNALPAIASATATPATVCSGNTITLTGNISSSNATSATLGTSTTTEFGGGVYRNGYGIGDFRHQLLYTAAEMTAAGFAAGSITSLTFNVSSAGSGSANNYTIKLANVATAGPLTGTFATGTFTTVYSAATYTAISGNNTHTFSTPFVWDGTSNILVDICYNISVTGSSSTLSATTPSVVSNANLLGSAGACSATGGGTTYANRPLIAFTMNYNSNYNWLWSPGTGLNTPVATTSITNTSGSAMNQAFTVTVTNPATGCSATSTTPAVTINPAPAAPVANNATQCGTGNTTVSVTGSGTPGNTFSWYLVPTGGTAISGQTGSSLSAYSISATTTFYVSESNGTCSGTRTAVTATVTTPPAISVSGTATICNGGSTALTASSTNDPNYTYTWSGGLGTGATVTASPTANTTYTVTATDASGGANNGCVTTATYAIVVNPVPTSVVASVNDASICNGETVNLSSSATSNSANVPVTALTQNFNSGFGTWATTVSGTAPATAGFVIQTPPYSYTTYFSNFATANGGGFAMSNADLTGSGNKVRTTLVSPSFSTVGLTSANLTFENLYQKWSSGDSLVRLEISTNGGSTWATLKDYLTLGNQGVNTSNAQVPANENISLASYLNQANLKIRFNYVTTYGYYWVIDNVVVSGLQPAAPTYSWTSSPAGFTSTAQNPTGVAPTVSTNYTVTVSNSYGCSASSSVAVTVNQPTSATVAQTACDTYTWPINGATYTTSGTHTATIMNAAGCDSVITLNLTIKNSTSATVTQTACDTYTWPINGATYTTSGTHTATIPNAAGCDSVITLNLTINNSTSATVNQSACSSYTWPINGQTYTTSGTHTATITNAAGCDSVITLNLTINNPTTGTDVQSACGSYTWIDGVTYTASNNTATFTIAGGNSNGCDSIVTLNLTINNATTGTDVQTACVSYTWIDGVTYTSSNNTATFTIVGGNSNGCDSVVTLDLTILQPATSSVTITECTSYTWAENGITYTTSGAYTATLPNAAANGCDSIITLNLTIIQPTTSSVSATACSSYTWAQNGMTYTASGAYTDTIPNASGCDSVITLNLTINTPTSSVFTVSTCSPSYTWAQNGMTYTASGMYNDTITNAAGCDSVVTLNLTITTFVATATDNGNATATASAGTTYQWINCTTNTPIAGATAQTFAATANGSYAVIVSNGTCSDTSNCVNITNVGIKEHAISTIEVHPNPTHDVVFVTMDASSAVVEVMDAQGKLVQTTQIKSGDQINLSAYERGVYTLRIKTDSGTSIERIVKN
- a CDS encoding T9SS type A sorting domain-containing protein, with translation MKKCYMMLIGLLISAFPVLSQTYLGFEYNPNIPVKDGTRTLKNPWAGGINYGQFSTIDYNFDGLDDLVIFDRSADEFILMKHTVNASVHGYEYIYKGYEQFPADCKYRAAFVDYDSDGRKDLFTYGLGGVKVYRNIGNTSIGLQWQLITDNLQTDYAGDISNLYVSASDIPAYVDVDFDGDIDVLTFHIGGQNLLYHQNQSMELYGIPDSLIFVMKNQCWGKFSEDANSNDLFLNETAYPCTNGDVPNPLRPAKPGKETEEDESITRHSGSTLLAIDVNNNGVMDLILGDVSYPGITLLMNGGTAPNTNSAMISQTHDYPSAANPGFMQLFPAIYWEDVDFDGKKDLIIAPNARTVSENQNSVQFFKNTGTNALPNFVFQENNFLQKDMIENGLGSIPVLVDENGDGLKDLLVATLIRYKPTLALESAFQLYRNTGTASNPEFTLINNDYLGLSTLGLGLRSVPTFGDLDGDGDQDLIIGRENGTLLRYTNNAGPGNNLNFGPSVSLTDNTGTAINVLSYAFPQLFDLNKDGLLDLIVGKKTGEISYYQNTGTSSNPIFTLITSNLGQVDISSSPDGYAAPHFFRENDTTHLFVGAYNGKMNYYRNIDGHLTDGDTFSLYSDTYLNMDVGLYSSFFVNDIDGNGFLNLFVGQDLGGLFLFEADPLSTSSVHEWKIESNLVLYPNPGNQLVQVLSKKGSSDLKLIGVYNNLGQKQAVELSGMTIDVSNLSNGSYFFVLETNGKIEHLSFVKN
- a CDS encoding PKD domain-containing protein, yielding MKKILLVFFCFSFVNTIVHAQDSISVLFIGNSYTYYNDLPGMVSTLAGSLGKEITVDSKTNGGYTFQNHTNDPLTYTKIHSKPWDVVVIQGQSQEPSFSDAQVNAQTLPYALKLSDSIWANNFCSNVMYYMTWGRQNGDPQWSEINTFDKMNTRLYNAYMRLADSSDRAMISPVGRVWAYVRQNHPSINLYNADQSHPSAEGTYLAACTFYAALFRQSPVGSVYYGGLPAATAGILQNAAATVVLDSLDHFHLHPVNEPTQAYFSMIQNGSTIELANESSRATAYSWNFGDNQGASTEDAEHTFDSDGTYTVQLIASSVCNSDTFSIQVQVGPLELTDAIFDQLTIKTGEKFIELNSEETEFFIRIFSVDGKLLTEKKLQNGNPVMMPRTGQVQIVQFTDSRGLTKVVRLF